A window of Piliocolobus tephrosceles isolate RC106 chromosome 13, ASM277652v3, whole genome shotgun sequence contains these coding sequences:
- the EPS8L2 gene encoding epidermal growth factor receptor kinase substrate 8-like protein 2 → MSQSGAVSCCPGATNGSLGRSDSVARMSPKDLFEQRKKYSNSNVIMHETSQYHVQHLATFIMDKSEAITSVEDAIRKLVQLSSKEKIWTQEMLLQVNDQSLRLLDIESQEELENFPLPTVQRSQTVLNQLRYPSVLLLVCQDSEQSKPDIHFFHCDEVEAELVHEDIESALADCRLGKKMRPQTLKGHQEKIRQRQSILPPPQGPAPIPFQHHSGDSPQAKNRVGPQVPLSEPGFRRRESQEEEPRAVLAQKIEKETQILNCALDDIEWFVARLQKAAEAFKQLNQRKKGKKKGKKGPAEGVLTLRARPPSEGEFVDCFQKIKLAINLLAKLQKHIQNPSAAELVHFLFGPLDLIVNTCGGPDIARSVSCPLLSRDAVDFLHGHLVPKEMSLWESLGESWMRPRSEWPQEPQVPLYVPKFHSGWEPPVDVLQEAPWEVEGLASAPIEVSPVSRQSIRNSQKHSPASEPTPPGDALPPVGSPHTHRGYQPTPAMAKYVKILYDFTARNANELSVLKDEVLEVLEDGRQWWKLRSRSGQAGYVPCNILGEARPEDAGAPFEQVGQKYWGPASPTHKLPPSFPGNKDELIQHMDEVNDELIRKISNIKTQPQRHFRVERSQPVSQPLTYESGPEEVRAWLEAKAFSARIVENLGILTGPQLFSLNKEELKKVCGEEGVRVYSQLTVQKAFLEKQQSGSELEELMNKFHSMNQRRGEDS, encoded by the exons CACCTGGCCACATTCATCATGGACAAGAGCGAAGCCATCACGTCTGTGGAGGACGCCATCCGGAAGCTGGTGCAGCTGAGCTCCAAGGAGAAGATCTGGACCCAGGAGATGCTCCTGCAGGTGAACGACCAGTCACTGCGGCTGCTGGACATCGAGTCTCAG GAGGAGCTGGAAAACTTCCCGCTGCCCACCGTGCAGCGCAGCCAGACGGTGCTGAACCAGCTGCGCTACCCATCCGTGCTGCTGCTTGTGTGCCAGGACTCGGAGCAGAGCAAGCCCGACATCCACTTCTTCCACTGCGACGAGGTGGAG GCAGAGCTGGTGCACGAGGACATCGAGAGCGCGTTGGCCGACTGCCGGCTGGGCAAGAAGATGCGGCCGCAGACCCTGAA GGGACACCAGGAGAAGATTCGGCAGCGGCAGTCcatcctgccccctccccagggcCCGGCGCCCATCCCCTTCCAGCACCACAGCGGGGACTCCCCGCAGGCCAAGAATCGCGTGGGCCCGCAGGTGCCACTCAGTGAGCCAG GTTTCCGCCGTCGGGAGTCGCAGGAGGAGGAGCCGCGGGCTGTGCTGGCTCAGAAGATAGAGAAGGAGACG CAAATCCTCAACTGCGCCCTGGACGACATTGAGTGGTTTGTGGCTCGGCTACAGAAGGCGGCCGAGGCTTTCAAGCAGCTGAACCAgcggaagaagggaaagaagaagggcAAGAAGGGGCCAGCAG AGGGCGTCCTCACGCTGCGGGCACGGCCCCCCTCTGAGGGTGAGTTCGTCGACTGCTTCCAGAAAATCAAGCTGGCGATTAACTTGCTG GCAAAGCTGCAGAAGCACATCCAGAACCCCAGCGCCGCGGAGCTCGTGCACTTCCTCTTCGGGCCTCTGGACCTG ATCGTCAACACCTGCGGTGGCCCAGACATCGCACGCTCTGTCTCCTGCCCGCTGCTCTCCCGGGACGCCGTGGACTTCCTGCACGGCCACCTGGTCCCTAAGGAGATGTCGCTGTGGGAGTCGCTAGGAGAGAGCTGGATGCGGCCCCG CTCCGAGTGGCCGCAGGAGCCGCAGGTGCCCCTGTACGTGCCCAAGTTCCACAGTGGCTGGGAGCCCCCCGTGGATGTGCTGCAGGAGGccccctgggaggtggaggggctgGCATCTGCCCCCATCGAG GTGAGTCCAGTGAGCCGACAGTCCATACGAAACTCCCAGAAGCACAGCCCCGCTTCAGAGCCCACCCCCCCGGGGGATGCCCTACCACCAGTCGGCTCCCCACATACTCACAG GGGCTACCAGCCAACACCAGCCATGGCCAAGTACGTCAAGATCCTGTATGACTTCACAGCCCGAAACGCCAACGAACTATCAGTGCTCAAGGATGAGGTCCTAGAG GTGCTGGAGGACGGCCGGCAGTGGTGGAAGCTGCGCAGCCGCAGCGGCCAGGCGGGGTACGTGCCCTGCAATATCCTGGGCGAGGCGCGGCCCGAAGACGCCGGCGCCCCCTTCGAGCAG GTCGGTCAGAAGTACTGGGGCCCCGCCAGCCCGACCCACAAGTTGCCCCCAAGCTTCCCGGGGAACAAAGACG AGCTCATCCAGCACATGGACGAGGTCAACGACGAGCTCATCCGGAAAATCAGCAACATCAAGACGCAGCCACAGCGGCACTTCCGCGTGGAGCGCAGCCAGCCCGTGAGCCAGCCGCTCACCTACGAGTCGGGTCCCGAAGAGGTCCGCGCCTGGCTGGAAGCCAAAGCCTTCAGCGCGCG GATCGTGGAGAACCTGGGAATCCTGACTGGGCCGCAGCTCTTCTCCCTCAACAAGGAGGAGCTGAAGAAGGTGTGCGGGGAGGAGGGCGTCCGCGTGTACAGCCAGCTCACCGTGCAGAAGGCCTTCCTGGAG AAGCAGCAAAGTGGGTCGGAGCTGGAAGAACTCATGAACAAGTTTCATTCCATGAATCAGAGAAGGGGGGAGGACAGCTAG
- the TALDO1 gene encoding transaldolase isoform X2 yields MSSSPVKRQRMESALDQLKQFTTVVADTGDFHAIDEYKPQDATTNPSLILAAAQMPAYQELVEEAIAYGRKLGRSQEDQIKNAIDKLFVLFGAEILKKIPGRVSTEVDARLSFDKDAMVARARRLIELYKEAGISKDRILIKLSSTWEGIQAGKELEEQHGIHCNMTLLFSFAQAVACAEAGVTLISPFVGRILDWHVANTDKKSYEPLEDPGVKSVTKIYNYYKKFGYKTIVMGASFRNTGEIKALAGCDFLTISPKLLGELLQDNAKLAPVLSTKAAQASDLEKIHLDEAAFRWLHNEDQMAVEKLSDGIRKFAADAVKLERMLTEQMFNAENGK; encoded by the exons ATGTCGAGCTCACCCGTGAAGCGTCAGAGGATGGAGTCGGCGCTGGACCAGCTCAAGCAGTTCACCACCGTGGTGGCCGACACGGGCGACTTCCACG CCATCGACGAGTACAAGCCCCAGGATGCTACCACCAACCCGTCCCTGATTCTGGCCGCAGCGCAGATGCCCGCTTACCAGGAACTGGTGGAGGAGGCGATCGCCTATGGCCGGAAGCTGGGCAG GTCACAAGAGGACCAGATTAAAAATGCTATTGATAAACTTTTTGTGTTGTTTGGAGCAGAAATACTAAAGAAGATTCCTGGCCGAGTATCCACAGAAGTAGACGCAAG GCTCTCCTTTGATAAAGATGCGATGGTGGCCAGAGCCAGGCGGCTCATCGAGCTCTATAAGGAAGCTGGGATCAGCAAGGACCGAATCCTTATAAAGCTGTCATCAACCTGGGAAGGAATTCAGGCTGGAAA GGAGCTCGAGGAGCAGCACGGCATCCATTGCAACATGACGCTACTCTTCTCCTTCGCCCAGGCCGTGGCCTGTGCTGAGGCGGGTGTGACCCTCATCTCCCCATTTGTTGGGCGCATCCTTGATTGGCATGTGGCAAACACCGACAAGAAATCCTACGAGCCCCTGGAAGACCCTG GGGTAAAGAGTGTCACTAAAATCTACAACTACTACAAGAAGTTTGGCTACAAAACCATTGTCATGGGCGCCTCCTTCCGCAACACGGGCGAGATCAAAGCACTGGCCGGCTGTGACTTCCTCACCATCTCACCCAAGCTCCTGGGAGAGCTGCTCCAGGACAACGCCAAGCTGGCGCCCGTGCTCTCCACCAAGGCGG CCCAAGCCAGTGACCTGGAAAAAATCCACCTGGATGAGGCGGCTTTCCGCTGGCTGCACAACGAGGACCAGATGGCTGTGGAGAAGCTCTCCGACGGGATCCGCAAGTTTGCCGCTGACGCAGTGAAGCTGGAGCGGATGCTGACG GAACAAATGTTCAATGCAGAGAACGGAAAGTAG
- the TALDO1 gene encoding transaldolase isoform X1, which produces MSSSPVKRQRMESALDQLKQFTTVVADTGDFHAIDEYKPQDATTNPSLILAAAQMPAYQELVEEAIAYGRKLGRSQEDQIKNAIDKLFVLFGAEILKKIPGRVSTEVDARLSFDKDAMVARARRLIELYKEAGISKDRILIKLSSTWEGIQAGKELEEQHGIHCNMTLLFSFAQAVACAEAGVTLISPFVGRILDWHVANTDKKSYEPLEDPGVKSVTKIYNYYKKFGYKTIVMGASFRNTGEIKALAGCDFLTISPKLLGELLQDNAKLAPVLSTKAGEAPLPGCGCCFRTAPSWCPCSPPRRPKPVTWKKSTWMRRLSAGCTTRTRWLWRSSPTGSASLPLTQ; this is translated from the exons ATGTCGAGCTCACCCGTGAAGCGTCAGAGGATGGAGTCGGCGCTGGACCAGCTCAAGCAGTTCACCACCGTGGTGGCCGACACGGGCGACTTCCACG CCATCGACGAGTACAAGCCCCAGGATGCTACCACCAACCCGTCCCTGATTCTGGCCGCAGCGCAGATGCCCGCTTACCAGGAACTGGTGGAGGAGGCGATCGCCTATGGCCGGAAGCTGGGCAG GTCACAAGAGGACCAGATTAAAAATGCTATTGATAAACTTTTTGTGTTGTTTGGAGCAGAAATACTAAAGAAGATTCCTGGCCGAGTATCCACAGAAGTAGACGCAAG GCTCTCCTTTGATAAAGATGCGATGGTGGCCAGAGCCAGGCGGCTCATCGAGCTCTATAAGGAAGCTGGGATCAGCAAGGACCGAATCCTTATAAAGCTGTCATCAACCTGGGAAGGAATTCAGGCTGGAAA GGAGCTCGAGGAGCAGCACGGCATCCATTGCAACATGACGCTACTCTTCTCCTTCGCCCAGGCCGTGGCCTGTGCTGAGGCGGGTGTGACCCTCATCTCCCCATTTGTTGGGCGCATCCTTGATTGGCATGTGGCAAACACCGACAAGAAATCCTACGAGCCCCTGGAAGACCCTG GGGTAAAGAGTGTCACTAAAATCTACAACTACTACAAGAAGTTTGGCTACAAAACCATTGTCATGGGCGCCTCCTTCCGCAACACGGGCGAGATCAAAGCACTGGCCGGCTGTGACTTCCTCACCATCTCACCCAAGCTCCTGGGAGAGCTGCTCCAGGACAACGCCAAGCTGGCGCCCGTGCTCTCCACCAAGGCGGGTGAGGCCCCACTGCCCGGCTGTGGCTGCTGCTTCAGGACAGCGCCAAGCTGGTGCCCATGCTCTCCACCAAGGCGG CCCAAGCCAGTGACCTGGAAAAAATCCACCTGGATGAGGCGGCTTTCCGCTGGCTGCACAACGAGGACCAGATGGCTGTGGAGAAGCTCTCCGACGGGATCCGCAAGTTTGCCGCTGACGCAGTGA
- the TALDO1 gene encoding transaldolase isoform X3: MPAYQELVEEAIAYGRKLGRSQEDQIKNAIDKLFVLFGAEILKKIPGRVSTEVDARLSFDKDAMVARARRLIELYKEAGISKDRILIKLSSTWEGIQAGKELEEQHGIHCNMTLLFSFAQAVACAEAGVTLISPFVGRILDWHVANTDKKSYEPLEDPGVKSVTKIYNYYKKFGYKTIVMGASFRNTGEIKALAGCDFLTISPKLLGELLQDNAKLAPVLSTKAGEAPLPGCGCCFRTAPSWCPCSPPRRPKPVTWKKSTWMRRLSAGCTTRTRWLWRSSPTGSASLPLTQ, translated from the exons ATGCCCGCTTACCAGGAACTGGTGGAGGAGGCGATCGCCTATGGCCGGAAGCTGGGCAG GTCACAAGAGGACCAGATTAAAAATGCTATTGATAAACTTTTTGTGTTGTTTGGAGCAGAAATACTAAAGAAGATTCCTGGCCGAGTATCCACAGAAGTAGACGCAAG GCTCTCCTTTGATAAAGATGCGATGGTGGCCAGAGCCAGGCGGCTCATCGAGCTCTATAAGGAAGCTGGGATCAGCAAGGACCGAATCCTTATAAAGCTGTCATCAACCTGGGAAGGAATTCAGGCTGGAAA GGAGCTCGAGGAGCAGCACGGCATCCATTGCAACATGACGCTACTCTTCTCCTTCGCCCAGGCCGTGGCCTGTGCTGAGGCGGGTGTGACCCTCATCTCCCCATTTGTTGGGCGCATCCTTGATTGGCATGTGGCAAACACCGACAAGAAATCCTACGAGCCCCTGGAAGACCCTG GGGTAAAGAGTGTCACTAAAATCTACAACTACTACAAGAAGTTTGGCTACAAAACCATTGTCATGGGCGCCTCCTTCCGCAACACGGGCGAGATCAAAGCACTGGCCGGCTGTGACTTCCTCACCATCTCACCCAAGCTCCTGGGAGAGCTGCTCCAGGACAACGCCAAGCTGGCGCCCGTGCTCTCCACCAAGGCGGGTGAGGCCCCACTGCCCGGCTGTGGCTGCTGCTTCAGGACAGCGCCAAGCTGGTGCCCATGCTCTCCACCAAGGCGG CCCAAGCCAGTGACCTGGAAAAAATCCACCTGGATGAGGCGGCTTTCCGCTGGCTGCACAACGAGGACCAGATGGCTGTGGAGAAGCTCTCCGACGGGATCCGCAAGTTTGCCGCTGACGCAGTGA